One Micromonas commoda chromosome 7, complete sequence genomic window carries:
- a CDS encoding predicted protein codes for MADSLVDLGIQDALRYVNVDIIPSIVTVARDVMMILVTSLTCIFFAYTLAKTETLAAAVWTLAKCGTALGAFQLVWSHFVDPFILSKTSKLAESGRGSSVFDRSRRREDPLAHKRAARRASTKTGGLATVGSPRGGDPRARSDSPSVRENVHVVPYVASGLASASSPVAPRGLSLDELRDGTTVCIELRGAGSGSSDGWSEGFLCVHPYRTYETAGMMGALNWGGHQMTVTPRAQVEAMCADASDSADHEKETARFLFRVHLFGTGCDVTLRSESTGTLVTTFLQGVRFDRRRVVAWHKQRSSKLLTAASAMFTPPEGGALEEWALHPVRRTPDGLVSDDFSGNLEENESPNGQTTATPEFALCRPRDGTFWAYNAYGDEMMAFTRDLAEASLFRVHRAFTDKKWD; via the exons ATGGCGGACAGCCTGGTGGACCTGGGCATCCAGGATGCGCTCCGATACGTCAATGTGGACATCATCCCCAGTATAGTGACCGTGGCTCGGGACGTGATGATGATCTTGGTGACGAGCCTGACCTGT ATATTCTTCGCGTACACACTCGCAAAGACGGAGacactcgcggcggccgtgtGGACCCTCGCCAAGTGCGGCACCGCGCTTGGTGCGTTCCAGCTGGTGTGGTCGCACTTCGTCGACCCGTTCATCCTCTCCAAGACCAGCAAGCTGGCCGAATCAGGACGAGGCTCCAGCGTCTTCgaccgctcgcggcgaagggagGACCCGCTGGCGCAcaaacgcgcggcgaggagggcgagcaCCAAGACCGGGGGGCTCGCCACGGTCGGGtccccacgcggcggcgacccacgcgcgcgttccgACTCGCCGTCTGTTCGAGAAAACGTCCACGTCGTGCCGTACGTCGCCTCCGgtctcgcgtcggcgtcgtcgcccgtggcGCCCAGGGGCCTCTCCCTGGACGAGCTCAGGGACGGCACGACGGTGTGCATCGAGctgaggggcgcggggagcgggAGCTCCGACGGTTGGTCCGAGGGTTTCCTGTGCGTGCACCCGTACCGCACGTACGAAACCGCGGGGATGATGGGAGCGCTGAACTGGGGCGGGCACCAGAtgacggtgacgccgcgggcgcagGTGGAGGCCATGTGCGCGGACGCCTCTGACTCGGCGGATCACGAGAAAGAGACGGCGAGGTTCCTGTTCCGCGTGCATCTCTTCGGGACCGGGTGCGACGTGACGCTGCGGAGCGAGAGCACGGGAACTCTGGTGACGACTTTCCTGCAGGGGGTCAGGTTCGACAGGCGGAGGGTGGTGGCGTGGCACAAGCAGCGGTCGTCGAAgctgctcaccgcggcgtcggcgatgttcacgccgccggagggtggcgcgctggaggagtgGGCGCTTCACCCGGTCAGGCGCACCCCAGACGGACTGGTGTCGGACGATTTTAGCGGAAATTTGGAGGAAAACGAGTCGCCAAACGGGcaaacgacggcgacgccggagtTTGCGCTGTGCAGGCCGAGGGACGGTACGTTCTGGGCGTACAACGCGTACGGCGACGAGATGATGGCGTTCACCCGGGAcctggcggaggcgtcgctgTTCAGGGTGCACCGTGCCTTCACCGATAAGAAGTGggactag
- a CDS encoding predicted protein: MSFNPAEFSDANFDVKAWVNSACAGCPRGESMEKYLSEVEMKLQLVAEDISLALEEQSVAGLQRIPRAVAEIDRVELESKNLQTRIAGILKRLDEAETGSRASVNLLRDIDAVKGRMELTRDTLAEAAGLAELMRSADDVFAGGNVRSMADIVASMRRSLKVVGSVPEFEDAPERVEALEHRLEQAVKPELVKALANENAFRASELRNVLDVSGRITALIHAYAEVRVVEPLRREWDAFKKGAVPAGPAATAATSEAQRFAEWLPGYCEKVASRLRREVSFCRSAFPRECEELIATAWVKLSEATKREFSERMASQRLDWFIAAHRAAGDGYSTAAKSVADATGPERAAYALRAALAPFDAVRDRYGELEARAIAEDLAKLEVRRCDDVEAAAGEMSAAVPVAIESLGRAMERCVALTAGTQASAMLKAVDDGLVRYVDSLTASMRRLRKSQGLPTSGGEGKKEGSEGRVVAGEESIQSALQLTAVAHALTARVKDLERSLVASLKELRGALLPALPEPGPASEMPQPAAADALTPALAAVHANPDGARRLRALLDRVHQDVRFGPLARGVPRCADFEDCARDFVLDVLLSKVRSEFRGLAKRAEWSTSAESSDFDLPTFSAYPQGYVTTAGEYLLSLPQHLESIADAAEEERAAAAAAGEMGRAATAAEHFDSGEWMTRVAEAAAGLLLAEVRAITTLGEPGAAQLAADLEYFNNIISALFSEPPSALRTYAVCAAAARDSYAISVRDVEGMDEDVIRAVAKARGIKLN, from the exons GTGCCCGCGTGGGGAGAGCATGGAAAAGTACCTGAGTGAGGTGGAGATGAAGCTacagctcgtcgccgaggacatctccctcgcgctcgaggagcagtCCGTCGCGGGCCTGCAGCGCATCccccgagccgtcgccgagatcgatcgcgtcgagctcgagtccAAGAACCTCCAGACGCGCATCGCCGGCATCCTCAAGCGactcgacgaggccgagacCGGATCTCGCGCGAGCGTCAACCTCCTGAGAGACATCGACGCTGTCAAAGGGCGCATGGAGCTCACCAGGGACACGCTGGCCGAAgccgcgggtctcgccgaGCTCATGCGATCGGCGGATGACGTCTTCGCCGGGGGCAACGTTCGATCCATGGCggacatcgtcgcgtccatgcGAAGGTCGCTCAAGGTGGTCGGCTCCGTGCCCGAGTTTGAGGACGCGCCGGAACGGGTGGAGGCGTTGGAGCACAGGCTGGAACAGGCGGTCAAGCCCGAGCtggtcaaggcgctcgcgaacgaGAACGCGTTTCGCGCGTCGGAGCTGCGGAACGTGCTCGACGTGTCGGGGAGGATCACGGCGCTCATACACGCGTACGCTGAGGTACGCGTCGTGGAGCCGCTGAGAAGGGAGTGGGACGCGTTCAAAAAAGGTGCGGTACCGGCCgggccggcggcgacggcggcgacgagcgaggcGCAAAGGTTCGCGGAGTGGCTCCCGGGATACTGCGAAAAGGTCGCGTCCCGGCTGCGGCGCGAGGTTTCCTTCTGCCGGAGCGCGTTCCCGCGCGAGTGCGAGGAGCtgatcgccaccgcgtgggTTAAGCTCAGCGAGGCGACGAAGAGGGAGTTCTCCGAGCGCATGGCGTCGCAACGTCTCGATTGGTTCATAgcggcgcaccgcgcggcgggtgacgGGTATTCAACCGCGGCCAAGtcggtggcggacgcgacgggcccggaacgcgccgcctacgcgctgcgcgccgcgctcgcgcccttcgacgccgtccgcgatcGTTACGGCGAACTCGAGGCGAGGGCAATTGCcgaggacctcgccaagTTGGAGGTGCGACGttgcgacgacgtggaggcggcggcgggggagatGTCGGCGGCTgtccccgtcgcgatcgagtCGCTGGgccgcgcgatggagcgGTGCGTGGCTCTCACCGCGGGGACccaggcgtcggcgatgctcaaggcggtggacgacgggcTTGTGCGGTACGTCGACTCGTTGACCGCGTCCAtgaggaggctgaggaagTCCCAGGGGCTGCCCACGAGTGGCGGAGAGGGCAAAAAAGAGGGTTCCGAAGGGAGAGTCGTGGCCGGCGAGGAGAGCATCCAGTCCGCGCTTCAGCTCACCGCCGTGGCccacgcgctcaccgcgcgcgtcaagGATCTCGAGCgatcgctcgtcgcgtcgctcaaGGAACTGAggggcgcgctcctccccgcGCTGCCCGAGCCCGGGCCGGCTTCGGAGATGCcccagcccgccgccgccgacgccctgaccccggctctcgccgcggtgcacgcgaaccccgacggcgcgcgtcgactccGCGCGCTCTTGGACCGGGTGCACCAGGACGTTCGGTTCGGTCCCCTCGCGCGTGGGGTGCCGCGGTGCGCGGATTTCGAGGATTGCGCGCGCGACTTTGTGCTTGACGTGCTGCTGTCCAAGGTGAGGTCGGAGTTTCGGGGGTTGGCGAAACGGGCCGAGtggtcgacgagcgcggaatCCTCCGATTTTGACCTTCCGACGTTCAGCGCGTATCCCCAAGGGTacgtcaccaccgcgggcgagtACCTGCTGTCCCTGCCGCAGCACCTGGagtccatcgccgacgccgccgaggaggagcgggcggcggcggcggcggcgggcgagatGGGGAGG gctgccaccgcggcggaacACTTCGACTCCGGGGAGTGGATGACGAgggtcgcggaggctgccgcgggtCTGCTTCTGGCGGAGGTGCGTGCAATCACCACTCTCGGTGAGCCGGGAGCCGctcagctcgcggcggatctcGAGTACTTCAACAACATCATCTCCGCTTTGTTCAgcgagccgccgtcggcgctgaGGACGTACGCGGTTTGCGCGGCAGCGGCGAGGGATTCGTACGCGATATCCGTCAGGGACGTCGAGGGAATGGACGAGGACGTtatccgcgccgtcgcgaaggcgAGGGGCATCAAGCTCAACTAG